One Setaria viridis chromosome 3, Setaria_viridis_v4.0, whole genome shotgun sequence DNA window includes the following coding sequences:
- the LOC117850288 gene encoding transcription factor LATE FLOWERING: protein MDDFGGWSMQYAAEPCLPSRPSDDGLLSAFLDGGFDLRSDHGDLDLPSSYPVQSLMLCHDAESLSDGLTADFMGLDTGDVVPSVVAGAVEDSLLDPFVYAPNVVTVAEEPAQTAASNTAFSGYSSSTGGGNWNISSGESNTCGGGGGGYDTEVASPCAVSRAALLQTTTGVPPSKRKPGKYPAVAAPGTKAVAGRRGEKRAAATSSSSTSITFTGQGRHDHGAAGGPASGGYEPDSEAIAQVKEMIYRAAAMRPVHQLVCGAAEPPSSQAARPRRKNVRISSDPQTVAARLRRGRVSERLRVLQRLVPGGSRMDTASMLDEAASYLKFLKSQLKALERASPSNGSYHNGSFLQSYMGSSLGGGGGTSASTVHAFGKDSAIGGYAKSKRNMQL, encoded by the coding sequence ATGGACGACTTCGGCGGCTGGAGTATGCAGTATGCAGCGGAGCCGTGCCTGCCAAGCCGCCCCAGCGACGACGGCCTTCTCAGTGCCTTTCTGGACGGCGGCTTCGACCTCCGTTCTGATCATGGCGACCTCGACCTGCCCTCGTCGTACCCGGTTCAGAGCCTCATGCTGTGCCACGACGCCGAGAGTCTGTCGGACGGCTTAACGGCAGACTTCATGGGCCTGGACACCGGGGACGTGGTCCcgagcgtcgtcgccggcgctgtGGAAGACAGCCTCCTCGACCCGTTCGTGTACGCCCCGAACGTCGTCACCGTCGCTGAGGAGCCCGCGCAGACCGCGGCGTCGAACACCGCCTTCTCCGGATACAGCagctccacgggcggcggcaacTGGAACATCTCCTCAGGCGAGTCCAAcacgtgcggcggcggcggaggaggatacGACACGGAGGTGGCGTCGCCGTGCGCCGTGTCGCGGGCAGCGCTGCTTCAGACGACGACCGGCGTGCCTCCCTCGAAGCGCAAGCCGGGCAAGTACCCCGCGGTAGCCGCGCCGGGAACAAAGGCGGTGGCCGGGCGTCGTGGCGAGAAGCGAGCCGccgcgacgtcgtcgtcgtcgaccagCATCACGTTCACGGGGCAGGGCCGCCACGACCACGGCGCGGCAGGAGGGCCGGCCAGCGGCGGGTACGAGCCGGACTCGGAGGCGATTGCGCAGGTGAAGGAGATGATCTAccgcgcggcggcgatgcggccgGTGCACCAGCTTGTCTGTggcgccgccgagccgccgtcGTCCCAGGCGGCCAGGCCGCGGCGCAAGAACGTGCGGATCTCGAGCGACCCGcagacggtggcggcgcggctgcggcgggggAGGGTGAGCGAGCGCCTGCGCGTGCTGCAGCGGCTCGTGCCCGGCGGCAGCCGGATGGACACGGCGTCCATGCTCGACGAGGCGGCCAGCTACCTCAAGTTCCTCAAGTCGCAGCTCAAGGCGCTGGAGAGGGCAAGCCCTAGTAATGGCAGCTACCACAACGGCAGCTTCCTGCAGAGTTACATGGGCAGCAgccttggtggtggtggtggtaccaGCGCTAGCACCGTACATGCTTTTGGAAAAGATAGCGCCATTGGTGGCTACGCAAAATCCAAGAGGAACATGCAGTTGTAG